One Camelus ferus isolate YT-003-E chromosome 31, BCGSAC_Cfer_1.0, whole genome shotgun sequence genomic window, GGTTTTGCTTCCAGTGCGAGTGAACCTGAGGTTGGGGGCTGACATTCTCGTGGTGGAATGGGGGCGCCTGGTGGGTCCAAAGGGGTATCAGGGCCACGGAATGGCTTCCGATGGGTGGGCTGTCTTGCCCGTGTCCATCTCTGGTGCACCCGCCAATGTAATTGGTGGACTTGGGGCTGTGTTACCACTCTTTTTAATGCTGCTTTTCTTGGACGTTATGGCAAGTCCTTTGGTCTTTTGGAAATGCCAAACTGGGGACCTGCAGGCCAGGTGGTTTTGCTGTTCCTTTCCGGGATAGTTGAAAGAAGGTGCTGTCTGTCCCCCGGGAGGAGGGCTGCGTCCTCTGACTTTGTGGGCCTCCTCACGCATCCTCTCTCACAGACCATCAGTGCTACAACGGCTCGGGCACGGATTACAGAGGGACGGCGAGCACCACCAAGTCGGGCCACCAGtgccagccctgggcccagcagcACCCGCACAGCCACCGCCTGACTAGCGCCGACTTCCCCGAGCTCGGAGGGGGGCACGCCTACTGCCGGAACCCCGGGGGGCAGATGGAAGGGCCCTGGTGCTTCACGCAGAATAAAAACGTACGCATGGAACTGTGTGACGTACCTTCTTGTAGtatgtattctctctctcttttttttaaagtgttgacTGTGGGGTGCACTTTGTGATGACATGGGACCAGGAGGCGGGTGGCTCTGGGCCgcccgcctccctccccgccaTGTCACCACCATGATTATTTGTTTGAAGTAAAGCTGTTGCTGGTTGTTAAAGTAAAATCTGGTCATTACAGGATGTCTTAAATTATAGAAAAGTCTAAAGAATAATGCGCAAATCACCTTTAATTTCTCCACTCAGCACAGACTGCTGTTTACATTTGGGGGCCCTTCCATCAGCCCTTTTTTCCGTGTGTGGTCCCGGGATATTCAGTTTGGCATCTTGTTTGTCAATTAACATTGTCACGTATTTCCCGCTATTAGTAAAAATGCTTCCCGTGTGAGTTACGACCGGCTTCTCAGAGCAGCATCCGTAGAGGGGCAcagcctcctgctcccctccctcgcCTCCCACTCTGTTCAGCTTTCACCCCTAGACTTGGCAGAGTGGGGAGAAAGTAGAACTTAAATCTCTTCGCTGTTCTCCCTGCAGTTTCCCTCTTAAATTATAACTGGGAGGAGAACGTGTAGTTAATGGTTGCAGACTTTACAGGCGTCATTATCTCTGTGCAGGAATACATTTGAAGAATGAAAATGCTGAGGGttgggtacagttcagtggtagggcacatgcttagcatgcacaaggtcctgggttccatcccgagtacctccattaaaaaaaaaaaaagaatgaaaacattgGTAGTTAGATTATAGGAAAGCTACCCTTTGGAATGctacagttgtttaaaaaaaattccctgcaagGAAGGATGTTCATATTGACCTGTTAAGGGAACGAAGCAAGTTGTAGGGCAATAGATGTGTTatgtctttttgctttctctttctgcctttctatttgtctttttcttctcgtcctcccttccatctttctctctttctctctttctctctttctttccttctttcttccttcctttctttctttctttctctcttcctttccttctttcttccttcctttctttcttccttcctttctttcttccttccttccttccttccttctttctttctttctttctttctttctttctttctttctttctttcttttctttctctttcttccttccttccttccctccttccttcctttcttcctttcttcctttatttcttttatttatttctttcactctcttttcttccttccttccttgtaaaagaaacaaaatgagtgAAAGGTATGTGAATGAGCACACAGACACCCCTGTATTTCATGGAAAAAGTCCTGGAAAGAAACCCCAAACTTTTAGCAGTGACTTCTCAAGACCTACAGAGTGTTGAAACATAAGATGTTTTTACAACGAGCAGTCAttatttttgcaattaaaaataaatcaaaacataaagaaaaatatgtaccTTCTTTGTCCTGGCAATTCCAGGAGTCTTGTGTTGCCGACATATTTGCACTTAAAGGGCAGAAATGCAAGGTTATTTATTGCAGAATCGCTTTTAGTAGCTCAGTGAGAAAGAGGAATTGTTTGCCAGCAGAGGGCTGGATGGTAACTGGAGCACGTCTGGACTGCGGGACGGTGCACAGTTCTTGATAAATGCCTGGAGCTCTGTTCTGCAAGAAAAGTGGCCTGAGGTACAGACATTCTGCCACAAAACCAGGACCAGGAGAATATGGATGATATGACtctattttaaatgacttctatttaaaattctatttttaaagaaatatatgaaacagCTGCTTTTGTTTGTCAGATTCCTGGACTGTCAGTCATTTCATGTTCCACTTAAATATAtacctaaaaaaattaagtgaatacCAACCTGTTAACAATGGTACAGCCTTTGGTGAAATTAGCCACTAGGGGGTCTTCACTTTTCTGTAATGCTGTAATTATTAATAAGCAACGGTCctgttggtgattttttttaaaagataatgataaAATCAGTGGTTGTACAAACCTCTGGGTGGACAGTGCTCCCATCTCTACCCTTGGCCTGGGGAGTCTGGAATGTCCCCCCAGCCGACCCTCATCATGAAAAATGACCCAGAATCTCCACTGCCCCTGAAACTTCTAGAACATCTGCCCCCGGGATGGGGCCAGGAGAGTTCCGTGTGcggtttgatttgatttgatcttctggaggctggggagcaaGACTGGATTTGGGACGATGCTTTTTCATGCCGGTGGGGAGAGTGGTCATTTTTTAGAATGGAATTCATCGCTCAGGGACCTCGTGGACCAAGTGACTTGTTTGCTTTCAGGTGGAGAGCTCATTACTCACTCACTGTTCAAAGGGACGCCCAAGTCCCATGTAATTACTCACCAGGTTAATATGAAAACTGCTGGAGAAGTGGGGGACAGTGGAGAGGCGGCCTTTTGGAGAACTTGCGTTCTACCACTCACGGTGCAGAAGCCCCAGCTCTCCTTGAGATGTAAGCACTGGTGCCTGGCGATGCTTCAGCCTTGCAGCCGGGGGCTCTCGCCGTCTTTCCATGAATCCTGCCGGGGGAGACAAAGCCTAGCTCTTCACTGTGGACAAGCGAAAGGCAAAACACCTCAAAGCCTCAGACTGTACacctcaccattttttttttttaattgaagtatagtcagttacaacgtgtcaattccCGGTGTGCACCgtaatgtcccagccatgcatatatatgcatatacacacatatattcgttttcatattctttttcattaaaggttattacaagatactgaacatacaGAAGAAACTCGTTTTTTATCGATTTTTGTATACCTTACCATTGTTTTTGAACATTTCTTGTGCCCCAGTGCACACTGTGGGGTCAAACTCATTGGCTGCCAGCGCACTTTTAAATCAAATGCACTTTAAACGATTATCTCCAGAGAATGTGTGCTCATTGTACCACAGTGTGGAAATCCTGAAAACGTTAAAGGAAGGCAAGGATCATCTCTAATCCCAGGATCCGGTTTTCTTCCCTGGGGATGAGCCCGACAGAAGTGCTCCGTTGAGTTTTGCATTGAAGATGCAAAGGACAGAGCGCCTATTCCGGCCGTATTCAAATTAGGAAGGAAGCTGGTGGTGGTTCTTGCTGCTGTGGGACCTTCAGAGCTGACTGGATTTTGTGCTCTGTTTTCTGGTCTGTTTCTGTGGCGGGCAGGTCTAGGTTCCGTCTTAGAAATGCAGAGCAAAATGTGCATTTGGGGGAGACTTCCCCTGTTTGGGGTTTGGTTTATATTTCTGTCCTTTTGGGCAGCTGACCTGGTTATCTCCTTGTGCTGAAGGATTTTAGTTGGAGGTGGGAATGGGTCGGTGGAGGGCTTGGAGTTGAAAAGAGGGATGTTTCCCGGAAAATCATAACCACCTTGCTGTTCACAGGTCCCCAAGACAGCAGCAGGATGGGCATCCTGTACATCTTGGTCCCGAGCATCGCCATCCCCTTGGTCATCGCATGCCTTTTCTTCCTGGTCTGCATGTGCCGGAATAAGCAGAAGGCTTCTGCCTCGACGCCGCAGCGGCGGCAGCTGATGGCCTCCCCCAGCCAGGACGTGGAGATGCCTCTCATTAGCCAGCACAAGCAGGTCTCTGGGCCCACGTATTTAAAGAGGCAGCTCCTCCAGCCTTAACCTCTGCCTGGGGGGATTGGTTACCCCTAACGCTAGGGTTCTTCATTTGCTTGATACACAACACACAGTTCTTTTAAACTGGCCTTCATTTTGCCGTTTCTTCTCTGAACTATATCAGGACTTTTGTGTCCTTAGGAAATAAATGGAATTCACTCTTCACCCTCAGCCAAGACTAGCCCTGTTAGCACAGCCTGTGCCCGAGTGAGCTGTCTTCACGTGGTGCTTCGACTGTCCCCACGGGAGAACACACTAAACAAGGGCTCTGATTGCCTCACCACTTGAGGGTGGATGTGGCATTTTTAAGGGATGAGGGCCTTTTTTCTGGTCAGTCTGGGGTTGGGTTGGTTTTGCTGTGTTTCGTTTTTCAGGGAAGGACAGAGCAACAGTCCTGTAGTGGAGGTgggacagccccccaccccccgagtTATTAGGGTAACGGGAACACCCTGCAGTGCAGGACAGGAGAAAGTCTGTCCCAGTCGCCCAGCTCCAGAGAAGGGACATTACGTTCCTTGCAAGCTTTAGGGGGAAAATTACTTCCACCCAGGCTTTGAGGAGTGGACTCATTGAGCTCTGTAGCCAGGACTCACTGTGtttgctgggggcgggggcgggctgGAAGGGGAGGACACGGATTCCTCTGGGGTCACAGAGCCTCCGAGGACAGGGGCCGGGCACACAGAGCGGGCAGGAAGGTGGAGAAGCCGGGAGGGGAGCTGTTCAGATCAGTTTCACCTTTGTGGTGCTTCTGTCAAAGGCATCTAATGGGGATGTAATCAAGAGGAAACAGCAAGACAGGCCTTTTGCAGAGCATCTGGCCTGGGTGCTAAAAATGACGCAAATCCTGGGATGTGCACCTCTGGGTTCAACAGAGAGACACGGCGTCCTGCTGTCATGGGCAGTGGGGCCTGGGCCTGTCTGTGGGCTCATAGCAGGGCGTGGCAGGAAAGGCCGAGTGGGGGACACAGCTGGGGGTGAGCTCAGCTTggctcacgtgtgtgtgtgtttgtgtgtgtgtgtaaacaggtgtgcacacacaccctcacacggGCACACTCTGCAGTGGCATCTTGGGGTGGGGGCATAATTTGCAGGCTGGTTGAGTCCCGTTTTGAAGGTTTCATGCAGCCTCATGGCATCAGGGCTCGTTTAAGAGCAGGGAGTGTGTGCGTGGCAGGCTGATCCCAGGCGAAGCCGCACAGGCGAGTCCTCCGCAGGGAGGCGGCCCCTACGCCGAGCCCGTCCCCGAAGCCCGGCCCCGCCGCCTCCTGCCTCGGCGGCAGAAATGTCTCACGGGGGCTTTTCTTCTCCGCAGGCCAAACTCAAGGAGATCAGCCTGTCCACGGTGCGGTTCATGGAGGAGCTCGGGGAGGACCGCTTCGGGAAGGTCTACAAAGGCCACCTGTTCGGCCCGGCGCCGGGCGAGCAGACCCAGGCCGTCGCCATCAAGACGCTGAAGGACAAGGCGGAGGGGCCGCTGCGGGAGGAGTTCCGGCACGAGGCCCTGCTGCGGGCGCGGCTGCAGCACCCCAACATCGTCTGCCTGCTGGGCGTGGTGACCAAGGACCAGCCCCTCAGCATGGTCTTCAGCTACTGCCCCCACGGCGACCTGCACGAGTTCCTGGTCATGCGCTCGCCGCACTCGGACATGGGCAGCACGGACGACGACCGCACGGTCAAGTCCGCCCTGGAGCCGCCCGACTTCGTGCATGTGGTGGCGCAGATCGCGTCCGGCATGGAGTACCTGTCCAGCCACCACGTGGTCCACAAGGACCTGGCCACGCGCAACGTCCTGGTGTACGACAAGCTGACGGTGAAGATCTCGGACCTGGGGCTGTTCCGCGAGGTGTACGCGGCCGATTACTACAAGCTGGCCGGCAGCGCGCCGCTGCCCATCCGCTGGATGTCCCCCGAGGCCGTCGTGTACGGCAAGTTCTCCGTGGACTCGGACATCTGGTCCTACGGCGTGGTCCTGTGGGAGGTGTTCAGCTACGGCCTGCAGCCCTACTGCGGGCACTCCAACCAGGACGTGCTGGAGATGGTGCGCAGCCGGCAGGTGCTGCCCTGCCCCGACGACTGCCCCGCCTGGGTGTACGCCCTGATGATCGAGTGCTGGCACGAGTTCCCCAGCCGGCGGCCCCGCTTCAAGGACATCCACAGCCGGCTCCGCGCCTGGGGCAACCTGTCCACCTACAACAGCTCGGCGCAGACCTCGGGGGCCAGCAACGCCACGCAGACCAGCTCCCTGAGCACCAGCCCCGTCAGTAACGTCAGCAACGCCCGCTACGGGGGCCCCAAGCAGAAGGCCCAGCCCTTCCCGCAGCCCCCGTTCATGCCCATGAAGGGCCAGATCAGACCCATGGTGCCCCCGCCCCAGCTCTACATCCCCGTCAATGGGTACCAACCAGTGCCGGCCTACGGCGCCTACCTGCCCAACTTCTACCCGGTCCAGATCCCGATGCAGATGGCCCCGCAGCAGGTGCCTGCCCAGATGGTCCCCAAGCCCAGCTCCCACCACAGTGGCAGCGGCTCCACCAGCACAGGGTACGTCACCACCGCACCCTCCAACACGTCCGTGGCGGACAGGGCAGCCCTGCTCTCGGAGGGCACCGAGGACGCACAGAATGTCCCAGAAGATGTGGCCCAGAGCCCCGTGCAGGaagcggaggaggaggaggacggctCCGTCCCTGAGACCGAGCTGCTGGGAGACAATGACACGCTGCAGATGGACGAGGCTGAGGTCCAGCTCGAGGCCTGAGGCTGGCCGGGCCGTGGGGCACTTGGGGGGAGACGAGCCGCCTGGAGGAGTGAGCCCTGGGCACCGGTGGGCTGTGAACATGTCACTGTGCGAAGCCTTCCTCTGTCGTCCTCTCGTGCACAGAGCTGCGCTGTGGCCACCTGTTTGGTTGGAGGGTCTTTTAGCCAATGGTACCTGGCCAGGCAAGGTTGGCAGGCCCAGCAGGACGCATGGGGACCCCCAGGGCCACCTGCATTTCCCCGAGGTAGATCAGCGGTGAGCACTGCCTGTGCTCTGAAGGTGGCATCTTACCCCCACGTTGCAGATGGATTGAATACTTCCAGACTTGGGGGGAAACAGGCCTGCAGAAGGCAGCAAAGTGGGACCGCGGGCTTTGCAAGTCCCAGCGACTGGCCTGTTGGATGAGGATGGAGAAGGATGCTTTTCTCTCTACTGCCCCCTGCGGGCGGCAGTCTGCCTTCAGCCACCAAAGATGAGCAGGAACAGGAcatgcctcctgcctcctgtcaGGGTCCGATGAGAAGGGGCTTCTGAGACGAGAGCTCCGTCTTACAACACAATGTGCCTTAGAAGAAACCCACACGACTTTGTCTTTTTGTGAAATGTTTTGAATTACCCTGCATGTGTATTTTGCCCACTTTCCTGGAATTCAAGGGaaagttttctgttgtttttttttttttcgggggggggtTGGAATGTTAGAAAGGCAGCAATATTGTACAGAGCAcagtattgttattttttttttttttgaagaatcatgTACAGACCTTAAATGTAATTTATACGGTTTTTTGTATGCCATTTTCATTGAAgtattttgagctgaaaataaTGACTTCGTAATTTAACTGTTTACGGTCCCCACTTTGGGAGGCCACCTGATTGCTCTTTGGTTTGCTTGTGTTTGTATCACACGTAAGCGAGGTCCGTTCACTTCAGAGCTCCTGTGGGAGAAGGCCCACGGGCACACCGCCGCCGACACGCGGGACAGAGTCCGCGTGCAACTCCCACACCTGGTGTGTCCAGTAAAGCGAAACAGAACGTTTGGCCGGCTCTCTGCAGGTTGTGAGGCTGCCGGGCGGCGGGAGGAGCTAATGGAGACGCAGAACGGTGACGATTGGAGGCTTGCGGGGCTGTCCGGGACCAGCCACTCCATTTGAATGTGGATGTACGTTGGCAGGCACAGGATGGGAACGAGTGGTATTGCTTTTCGCGGTGAGGTCTGCGGGAGGCGGGGTGCCGGTCGGGGATCAGCTGCAGCTGATGTGAAGATGGTCTTTGGTGTTAAAGCTCTGCTCCTCCTGAggccccaacccctgccatttacaggcctggagcctggcactccccagggccctggggcagggctaGGTGGTCAGACGGTGAGGGAGATTGGGCCTCCTTCACccctgcccagagctgcctgTGTCCCCTGGGCAGTCAGCCGTGTGGCCAGCTAAGTCCAGGTATCCTTGGGCCAGAGAGCACCAGGACCAGGGTCACCTGGAGGGTCAGTAGCCGCGGGGCTTCCGGTCAGGGGAGGGGCACAGCCACAACCTAGGCCAGCTTGGGCCCCTGCTCACCCCAGGGCTGGCCTCTTTCCCCCAGCATGGCCTGGGAGCTTCTCCGTGTTCACTGGTGGTGGGGCCATAGCCCCGGGCCACCAAGGAACGGCTTCACTTCCGTAGACAGTGGGCTCTTCAGCCAGCATTGGGTCGTCCCAC contains:
- the ROR2 gene encoding tyrosine-protein kinase transmembrane receptor ROR2 isoform X3 yields the protein MVEVPNTPHSVSCSGSILRQAEVPDPSDPLGQLDGHDGPIPTLKGYYLNFLEPVNNITIVQGQTAILHCKVAGNPPPSVRWLKNDAPVVQEPRRVIIRKTEYGSRLRIQDLDTTDTGYYQCVATNGVKTITATGVLFVRLGPTHSPNHNFQDDYHEDGFCQPYRGIACARFIGNRTIYVDSLQMQGEIENRITAAFTMIGTSTHLSDQCSQFAIPSFCHFVFPLCDARSQAPKPRELCRDECEVLESDLCRQEYTIARSNPLILMRLQLPKCEALPLPESPDAANCMRIGIPAERLGRYHQCYNGSGTDYRGTASTTKSGHQCQPWAQQHPHSHRLTSADFPELGGGHAYCRNPGGQMEGPWCFTQNKNVRMELCDVPSCSPQDSSRMGILYILVPSIAIPLVIACLFFLVCMCRNKQKASASTPQRRQLMASPSQDVEMPLISQHKQAKLKEISLSTVRFMEELGEDRFGKVYKGHLFGPAPGEQTQAVAIKTLKDKAEGPLREEFRHEALLRARLQHPNIVCLLGVVTKDQPLSMVFSYCPHGDLHEFLVMRSPHSDMGSTDDDRTVKSALEPPDFVHVVAQIASGMEYLSSHHVVHKDLATRNVLVYDKLTVKISDLGLFREVYAADYYKLAGSAPLPIRWMSPEAVVYGKFSVDSDIWSYGVVLWEVFSYGLQPYCGHSNQDVLEMVRSRQVLPCPDDCPAWVYALMIECWHEFPSRRPRFKDIHSRLRAWGNLSTYNSSAQTSGASNATQTSSLSTSPVSNVSNARYGGPKQKAQPFPQPPFMPMKGQIRPMVPPPQLYIPVNGYQPVPAYGAYLPNFYPVQIPMQMAPQQVPAQMVPKPSSHHSGSGSTSTGYVTTAPSNTSVADRAALLSEGTEDAQNVPEDVAQSPVQEAEEEEDGSVPETELLGDNDTLQMDEAEVQLEA
- the ROR2 gene encoding tyrosine-protein kinase transmembrane receptor ROR2 isoform X1, which gives rise to MARGPAPPSLRVPAVWAAAALLLCASRTSGQAEVPDPSDPLGQLDGHDGPIPTLKGYYLNFLEPVNNITIVQGQTAILHCKVAGNPPPSVRWLKNDAPVVQEPRRVIIRKTEYGSRLRIQDLDTTDTGYYQCVATNGVKTITATGVLFVRLGPTHSPNHNFQDDYHEDGFCQPYRGIACARFIGNRTIYVDSLQMQGEIENRITAAFTMIGTSTHLSDQCSQFAIPSFCHFVFPLCDARSQAPKPRELCRDECEVLESDLCRQEYTIARSNPLILMRLQLPKCEALPLPESPDAANCMRIGIPAERLGRYHQCYNGSGTDYRGTASTTKSGHQCQPWAQQHPHSHRLTSADFPELGGGHAYCRNPGGQMEGPWCFTQNKNVRMELCDVPSCSPQDSSRMGILYILVPSIAIPLVIACLFFLVCMCRNKQKASASTPQRRQLMASPSQDVEMPLISQHKQAKLKEISLSTVRFMEELGEDRFGKVYKGHLFGPAPGEQTQAVAIKTLKDKAEGPLREEFRHEALLRARLQHPNIVCLLGVVTKDQPLSMVFSYCPHGDLHEFLVMRSPHSDMGSTDDDRTVKSALEPPDFVHVVAQIASGMEYLSSHHVVHKDLATRNVLVYDKLTVKISDLGLFREVYAADYYKLAGSAPLPIRWMSPEAVVYGKFSVDSDIWSYGVVLWEVFSYGLQPYCGHSNQDVLEMVRSRQVLPCPDDCPAWVYALMIECWHEFPSRRPRFKDIHSRLRAWGNLSTYNSSAQTSGASNATQTSSLSTSPVSNVSNARYGGPKQKAQPFPQPPFMPMKGQIRPMVPPPQLYIPVNGYQPVPAYGAYLPNFYPVQIPMQMAPQQVPAQMVPKPSSHHSGSGSTSTGYVTTAPSNTSVADRAALLSEGTEDAQNVPEDVAQSPVQEAEEEEDGSVPETELLGDNDTLQMDEAEVQLEA
- the ROR2 gene encoding tyrosine-protein kinase transmembrane receptor ROR2 isoform X2, with amino-acid sequence MERMLWRVSPGQAEVPDPSDPLGQLDGHDGPIPTLKGYYLNFLEPVNNITIVQGQTAILHCKVAGNPPPSVRWLKNDAPVVQEPRRVIIRKTEYGSRLRIQDLDTTDTGYYQCVATNGVKTITATGVLFVRLGPTHSPNHNFQDDYHEDGFCQPYRGIACARFIGNRTIYVDSLQMQGEIENRITAAFTMIGTSTHLSDQCSQFAIPSFCHFVFPLCDARSQAPKPRELCRDECEVLESDLCRQEYTIARSNPLILMRLQLPKCEALPLPESPDAANCMRIGIPAERLGRYHQCYNGSGTDYRGTASTTKSGHQCQPWAQQHPHSHRLTSADFPELGGGHAYCRNPGGQMEGPWCFTQNKNVRMELCDVPSCSPQDSSRMGILYILVPSIAIPLVIACLFFLVCMCRNKQKASASTPQRRQLMASPSQDVEMPLISQHKQAKLKEISLSTVRFMEELGEDRFGKVYKGHLFGPAPGEQTQAVAIKTLKDKAEGPLREEFRHEALLRARLQHPNIVCLLGVVTKDQPLSMVFSYCPHGDLHEFLVMRSPHSDMGSTDDDRTVKSALEPPDFVHVVAQIASGMEYLSSHHVVHKDLATRNVLVYDKLTVKISDLGLFREVYAADYYKLAGSAPLPIRWMSPEAVVYGKFSVDSDIWSYGVVLWEVFSYGLQPYCGHSNQDVLEMVRSRQVLPCPDDCPAWVYALMIECWHEFPSRRPRFKDIHSRLRAWGNLSTYNSSAQTSGASNATQTSSLSTSPVSNVSNARYGGPKQKAQPFPQPPFMPMKGQIRPMVPPPQLYIPVNGYQPVPAYGAYLPNFYPVQIPMQMAPQQVPAQMVPKPSSHHSGSGSTSTGYVTTAPSNTSVADRAALLSEGTEDAQNVPEDVAQSPVQEAEEEEDGSVPETELLGDNDTLQMDEAEVQLEA